One genomic region from Antedon mediterranea chromosome 3, ecAntMedi1.1, whole genome shotgun sequence encodes:
- the LOC140043777 gene encoding microprocessor complex subunit DGCR8-like, with translation MEETSVENCSDMMDSSPAPPPPLEDRAIPPLPPPLPGASNVGSDCGSEDSVIPTLTVSISKNVKRRNVTFLQSESSPEPDVKRQKLNTSDNESAASDIKITLQRSEKGAMRRTHVTLDGESEDTQLKNDTLKDKLEEMPDDMVILEDDDDDDDADSWGSGIDVDAMLEEDYNQRVKEEKESMEPSLDNPQGIVAIRHKIVLKEKGHEPIEGLPDDWVQIAHDSGMHLYLHRSTRVCVWSRPYLLGSGSARRHKVPVTSIPCLHYKRELKREMGELQKNDADALEQNQDREEAQESKLETGNLTNSTNEELPDANGCPFRNSNTKEKTCHPEGNSNPLGDSNSDGNSHIVRDTSISTQVDVTRDDGLPGNPDLQDEKSIDEHKEKSTDKNQEESGATKSELSNGVTTQNAPDKIHVCKDESVDSVELHNYLVNLFEFETLTVKKFKTYADKRRHNKQLKESLDRPQLPGKSSLITCQIPGSEKSGKGKKDFVINSKDKTPVCILHEYAQRVMKVQPKYIYNECENMSTPFEAIAEIDGTQYGKGAAISKKQAKNEAARATLEILIPNLCLGEKKASDTDDLEYFNNILIEDTRVYELCTKAGQLTPWMMLQEYKQRHHGLDDMDLDFTVQVSKHQRSTYTLTFGQHVVTGQCKNKKVGKQHGAQKILKLLHPHLKYWGSLIKIYKKGASIRNKEKKEAEQSIIELQAKTKNKPNEKILNKLKVEMLKMYGDKFNMKEVESKEKLPETRKNVEKGKCTSHEHEENDSDD, from the exons ATGGAAGAGACTAGTGTAGAGaattgtagtgatatgatggACAGTTCACCTGCACCGCCACCGCCATTGGAAGACCGTGCCATACCTCCGCTCCCACCTCCACTACCTGGTGCATCAAACGTGGGTAGTGACTGTGGCAGCGAGGACTCTGTCATACCAACTTTAACAGTTAGCATTTCTAAGAATGTTAAACGTCGAAACGTAACATTTCTACAATCGGAGTCTTCTCCAGAACCGGATGTAAAACGCCAGAAACTGAACACTTCAGATAACGAGTCTGCTGCCTCCGATATCAAAATTACGTTGCAGCGCTCTGAGAAAGGAGCAATGCGTAGAACTCATGTGACTCTTGATGGAGAGTCTGAGGACACGCAACTTAAAAATGATACATTAAAAGATAAACTTGAAGAAATGCCTGATGATATGGTCATACTTGAagacgacgacgacgatgatgatgctGATAGTTGGGGAAGTGGTATTGATGTTGATGCCATGTTGGAGGAAGACTATAATCAACGTGTGAAGGAGGAGAAGGAATCCATGGAACCATCACTGGATAATCCACAAGGCATCGTGGCTATACGTCACAAAATTGTTCTTAAAg aaaaaggtCATGAACCAATTGAAGGTCTTCCAGACGACTGGGTTCAAATTGCTCATGATTCTGGCATGCATCTTTACCTACATAGATCAACTAGAGTGTGTGTATGGTCCAGGCCATATCTACTAGGCAGTGGCAGTGCGAGG CGACACAAAGTGCCAGTAACTAGTATACCTTGCCTTCATTATAAACGTGAGCTAAAGAGAGAAATGGGAGAGCTGCAGAAAAATGATGCAGATGCTCTGGAACAAAACCAGGATAGGGAAGAAGCACAGGAGTCAAAGCTGGAAACTGGAAACCTTACAAACAGTACTAACGAAGAACTTCCTGATGCCAATGGTTGCCCTTTCAGGAATTCAAATACTAAAGAAAAAACTTGCCATCCTGAGGGAAATTCCAACCCATTGGGAGATTCCAATTCTGATGGAAATTCCCACATTGTTAGAGATACCAGCATAAGTACACAGGTAGATGTTACACGTGATGATGGCCTTCCTGGAAATCCAGATCTTCAAGATGAAAAATCAATTGATGAACACAAAGAAAAATCAACAGACAAAAACCAGGAAGAGTCAG gaGCTACTAAATCAGAATTAAGCAATGGTGTGACAACACAGAATGCTCCTGATAAAATACATGTTTGCAAAGATGAGTCTGTGG ATTCAGTTGAGCTGCATAATTACCTTGTTAActtatttgaatttgaaacaTTAACAGTTAAAAAATTCAA aaCGTATGCAGATAAAAGAAGACACAACAAGCAGTTAAAAGAAAGCCTTGATCGTCCACAGCTT CCTGGGAAATCAAGTCTAATAACTTGTCAGATTCCTGGGTCAGAGAAATCAGGAAAGGGCAAAAAAG attttgtaataaattcaAAAGACAAAACACCTGTATGTATATTGCATGAATATGCTCAAAGAGTGATGAAAGTGCAGCCAAAGTATATATACAATGAATGTG AAAACATGAGCACACCGTTTGAGGCCATTGCTGAGATTGATGGAACACAGTATGGCAAAGGAGCAGCAATTAGTAAGAAACAAGCCAAGAATGAAGCAG CCCGAGCAACTCTAGAAATTTTAATTCCAAATTTGTGTCTGGGAGAGAAAAAAGCTAGCGATACTGATGACTTGGAG tattttaacaatattttaatagaagACACAAGAGTATATGAATTGTGTACCAAGGCTGGTCAGCTGACCCCTTGGATGATGTTACAAGAATACAAACAAAG ACATCATGGTCTAGATGATATGGATCTAGACTTTACTGTACAAGTTAGTAAACACCAACGAAGCACATACACTTTGACCTTTGGCCAACACGTTGTCACT ggtcAATGTAAGAATAAGAAGGTTGGTAAACAACATGGTGCCCAAAAGATTCTGAAATTACTCCACCCACATCTAAAGTACTGGGGTTCACTTATTAAGATATATAAGAAAGGAGCGTCTATTAGGAACAAAGAGAAAAAG GAAGCAGAGCAGAGTATAATAGAGTTACAAGCAAAGACGAAGAACAAACCAAATGAAAAGATTCTAAACAAGCTGAAAGTAGAGATGCTAAAAATGTATGGTGATAAATTTAACATGAAAGAAGTTGAAAGTAAGGAAAAGTTGCCAGAAACAAGGAAAAATGTAGAAAAAGGAAAATGTACATCTCATGAACATGAAGAAAATGATAGCGATGATTAA
- the LOC140044231 gene encoding CST complex subunit STN1-like — TEILQYNGHQICKVDIFGIVVKVTEKHKFFIYGVDDGTGVINCCCWKPNPEPQPFFPKGDVESLPIEEFLNLTISDSLVQMMLPLDLGDSIHVRGRVKRYRGDIQVSADFFEKVDDPRCEREIARMLELPKLYRDVYDKQFNWREAEKMKLQASVPDSLIDAVVDFLQNSSTNSFYIEELGTVGQLVDIATSLCKNPTGNPIMDASTLSSNQRCTTRSTTRNQSVITTNPNDCSSKTSQSVPHIFSNQKPSGEKDQSSVTSSTHAIHKLLKEAVHHLEHRGLVYKAESEKDLFYVVHDRKSVDAKVIKLLKDLCSKTKNLRGCHYLQLLKNLQQNKRFSNVTESALLDVLQKLEKNSEIISTTNEHYIPFRM, encoded by the exons acagaaatattacaatacaatggTCATCAAATATGCAAAGTAGATATCTTTGGAATAGTTGTAAAAGTGACAGAAAAACACAAGTTTTTTATTTATGGGG TTGATGATGGCACTGGAGTTATCAACTGTTGCTGCTGGAAACCAAATCCAGAACCACAACCATTCTTCCCAAAgg GTGATGTTGAAAGTTTACCAATTGAGGAATTTCTAAACTTAACAATCTCTGACAGCTTAGTACAAATGATGTTACCATTAGATCTAGGAGATTCTATTCATGTCAGAGGTAGAGTTAAACGATACAGGGGTGACATTCAAGTGTCTGCTGATTTCTTTG AAAAGGTAGATGATCCTCGATGTGAAAGAGAAATTGCAAGAATGTTGGAACTTCCAAAGCTCTACCGTGATGTTTATGACAAACAATTCAATTGGAGGGAAGcggaaaaaatgaaattacag GCTTCAGTACCAGACAGTCTTATTGATGCTGTGGTCGATTTTCTTCAGAATAGCTCCACCAATAGTTTCTATATTGAGGAGTTAGGAACAGTGGGGCAGTTAGTGGATATTGCGACGAGTTTATGCAAG AACCCCACAGGTAATCCTATTATGGACGCTTCTACTTTATCCTCCAACCAAAGATGTACAACTAGATCTACTACTCGTAATCAATCTGTCATCACAACCAATCCTAATGATTGTTCTTCTAAGACTTCCCAATCAGTTCCCCACATTTTTTCAAATCAAAAGCCATCTGGTGAAAAAGACCAGAGTTCTGTCACATCATCCACTCATGCCATTCATAAACTGTTAAAGGAAGCAGTGCATCACCTAGAGCACAGAGGTCTTGTTTACAAGGCAGAATCTGAGAAAGATCTTTTCTAT GTTGTACATGACCGCAAGTCCGTAGACGCAAAAGTTATAAAACTGTTGAAAGATTTGTGTTCAAAAACAAAGA ATTTGAGAGGATGTCACTATCTTCAATTGTTAAAGAACCTTCAACAAAACAAAAGGTTTAGTAACGTCACAGAAAGCGCCCTCTTAGATGTTCTACAAAAACTGGAGAAGAACAGTGAAATAATTAGCACAACAAATGAACATTACATTCCATTCAGAATGTAA